Below is a window of Arcobacter sp. LA11 DNA.
AGTAAAAAGTATCAAACATAAAATTACAAAAAAATAGTTTTCATACAAATCTTTTACAAAAAATAAAGATTTTGTAGCAAAGGACAATTCAAAAGAAATTTGAGAAAACATAAATTCAAATTTTGGAACAACAAATTTAAATATCCCAAATAAAGAGATGAAAAAAGTAAAAAATAGAACCATCGGATATATCATCAATTTTATGAAATCTCTTTTAACTTCATATTCATCAGAGATTAAATTACTTAAAGACTTAATATTTTCAGCAGTATTTCCACTATCTTGGGTAATCTTAAAAAAAGACTTTACTAAAAAATTTATTTTATACTCTTCCAAACTTTTTACAATATCAATAGAGTTTGAAAATGAACTTTTTATAGTTTCCAAAAACTCTTTGGATAAATTATTCTTTTGATTTTTTATAAGTATATTTAAGGCATCATCAAACAATATCTTAGAATTTAACATTAAAGATAATTCATAAAAAATCATCTTTAATTCTTTATCACTTATTCTTCTCTGTTCAAAAAGTTCATTAAAAGATATACTTTGCTTTTTTATCTCTATTATATTTTCTGGAAGAATTTCATTTTCAAGATTATGAGTTTGTATAAGCTTTGATTTAATTTTATCATTCTTTTGATATATAATTTTATATTTCATTATGATTTACTACTTTATAAACTTCATCAATAGTTGTGAAACCTTTTTTTACTTTATCTTTACCATCAGATAACATACTAATAAACTTTGTATTTTCTAAATATTTAGTTATTTCATGTTTTTTCTTTTTTTCAAAAATCATAGATGAAATTGAATCATCTACATTAAGAACTTCACATAATGAACTTCTACCAAAAAAACCTGTGAAATTGCATTTTTCACATCCTTCTTTATTACAATGCTCACAAATGTTAAGAACTAATCTTTGGGAAATTATATATCTTAAAGTTGTTGATAAAAGATAACTATCTGCTTTTAAATCAATTAACCTAGAAAGAGTTTCAATACTGCTATTTGCATGGATTGATGCTAATACTAAATGTCCAGTAAGCGACGCTTGAAGAGCAATATCCAAAGAATACTTATCTCTAATTTCACCTATTAAAATAATATCAGGATCTTGTCTTAGTATATTTTTTAAAACAGTTTTAAACTCTAAACCAATATCATCATTTACAGAAATTTGTTGAACTTGAGATAACTTATATTCAACAGGATCTTCAATAGTAATAATTTTTTTTGTTTCAAAGTCAAACTTTTTAATAAGAGAATAAAGAGTTGTACTTTTACCACTACCTGTTGGTCCAGATACTAAAACTAAACCATCTTTTAAAGTTACAATATCTTTGAACTCTTTATATAAATGATTTGAAAAACCTAAATCCTCAATATTCTTTTGTATATTTATATTATCAAGAACTCGTATCACTATTGATTCCCCATTAATTGTAGGCATAATAGAAACTCTAAAATCATAATCTTTTTCATCCACGTTTTTAGAAAATCTTCCATCTTGAGGTAATCTTATTTGAGTAATATCAAGTCTAGAGATAAGTTTTATATATGAACTTAAAGCTAAAAAGAAATCCTTCTCAAAGACGTAAAATATTTTAAGAATACCATCTACTCTAAGTCTAATTATCATCGAAGGTTCTAAAGATTCTATATGAATATCACTAGCTCTTGAATCTATAGATTTTTTTATTAAGATGTCTAAAAATTCTTCTATGAAAGTATGATTTATATCTTTTGCATTTTTTGATTTTAAAATTAGATTGAATAAATTTACTCTATTATTTATATCACTTAGAAAAAAAAGTATTTCTTCTTTTGAAAGTTTATAACTTTTTACGAGGCTATTCGTATGTATTCTAGAAATATCTGATTCTTTGCAAACAAAACACATAAAATATATACTATCATTTCTTATTGGGATTACTAAAGATTCTCTTAATCTATTAATATCAAAACTATTTAAAAAATTGTAATCTATTATATTGTTAATTATTTTCATTCTTAACTATCTTTAATTCAATTGTTCTAAGTCCATTATTTAAATAAACACTATTTATATCAATCTCTAACAATTTAAAAGTATCTATATTATCACCCTTTTTTAGCCATATATTATTTATTAAGACAGTATCATCAATTATTGCAAAAAGTTTAAGATTTGTATTTATATTATTCTGAACCTCAATTAGATTTGAATCTAAATCAAAACTCTCTTTTACATAAAGCTTATCAAAGATAATTTCAACTTTTAAAATATCAAATTCTTTTTTTATATATTTTATTTTTGAAAAACTATTATAATCCTCCACAAACTTTATAAATAAAAGTTGATTTCGTAGATTTGTATTAATTTCAATTTGCAAAGATTCTTTACTATTTGAAATTTTATTTAATTCTATATCCTTCTCTTTTAGAAAATTTTCAAAATCACTTAAAATATCTACCATTTTACTTTTCATTGTTACACTATCTAAAATATTTACTTCTAAGTTATTATTCCTTGGACTTACCATATTATTGGCATTATTAAGTACAACTACTAAAATAAATATAATCAAGGGGAAAACAATAAGTTCTATTTTTGTTTTTATTGATTGTTTATTAAAATTAGTTTCTAAGGATTTTAAAACTAACATCAGCTTCATACTTTTTTTCTTCTTTATTAAATCTCATATCTTCAATCAAACAATTTTTAATACTTTCTAATAGCTTATATATTCCATCTTTTTTCTTAGACTCTAAAACCATAAAAAATTTAGAGTTTTC
It encodes the following:
- a CDS encoding type II secretion system F family protein yields the protein MKYKIIYQKNDKIKSKLIQTHNLENEILPENIIEIKKQSISFNELFEQRRISDKELKMIFYELSLMLNSKILFDDALNILIKNQKNNLSKEFLETIKSSFSNSIDIVKSLEEYKINFLVKSFFKITQDSGNTAENIKSLSNLISDEYEVKRDFIKLMIYPMVLFFTFFISLFGIFKFVVPKFEFMFSQISFELSFATKSLFFVKDLYENYFFVILCLILFTFFLSIFIYKNNSKIRYKIDKLLVENLYIFSSIYKLKNLYLYFTVIDLLLSSKYEINESISRAKVLMNNKYLLDRITQIENLLKSGRSIHWAFTQVNLFDDVALSLIRTGELTNSLDITIKEIKSIYKTRFDEKLKLFSQMIEPIFFIIITSLIVWIILAVFVPIWSMGDMLKV
- a CDS encoding GspE/PulE family protein, which encodes MKIINNIIDYNFLNSFDINRLRESLVIPIRNDSIYFMCFVCKESDISRIHTNSLVKSYKLSKEEILFFLSDINNRVNLFNLILKSKNAKDINHTFIEEFLDILIKKSIDSRASDIHIESLEPSMIIRLRVDGILKIFYVFEKDFFLALSSYIKLISRLDITQIRLPQDGRFSKNVDEKDYDFRVSIMPTINGESIVIRVLDNINIQKNIEDLGFSNHLYKEFKDIVTLKDGLVLVSGPTGSGKSTTLYSLIKKFDFETKKIITIEDPVEYKLSQVQQISVNDDIGLEFKTVLKNILRQDPDIILIGEIRDKYSLDIALQASLTGHLVLASIHANSSIETLSRLIDLKADSYLLSTTLRYIISQRLVLNICEHCNKEGCEKCNFTGFFGRSSLCEVLNVDDSISSMIFEKKKKHEITKYLENTKFISMLSDGKDKVKKGFTTIDEVYKVVNHNEI